TttcgattatttatttactgtagTTGTGTAAAAGTAGACGCACTATTCAAGGTCAGTCAGCAATGTTACTAATACACTGTACTTTTCCATGATTTTCGGCTATATTTTATATGTATAATATATAACGATAGGTAGACCATTTCCTATAACTAATTTTAGTTCTTGATAGCGAAAAGTTTTGTGGGTGACTTTCaattgaatatttcatttacTTCACTCGAATCGTCCATGTCGTtaacataaattaattattgaaaaagACTTAATTAAAGTCGCATTTCGAAAAGAAttacaaacagaaaaatatgGTTAGCCGGTACGACGAAAAAACTGAACGCTTTAGTTGACCTAAGTATATCAAAGTGTTAAATGCTCGTAAACGTAAGTTCTGCAAATTGAATTGTGTTTTAAAAATGACTTAACATCAATTTATAAATGTTTCATATGCAAACGTATCACAACAAAATGTGTGttttaaattcaacaaaaaatttattgatatcgAAAGCCGCGCATCCATAACCCAATTCtgcaaaataacaaaattgacaaagaaacaaaaaaaaaattatttttatttttcttcggctaaaaatattgttttttgaaCGTGAGAGACATTGAATTGACTTCCAGTGAATATTGAAAACGACTTTAAATTTATGCGCTGAATCGCTCCGAAATGTTAAGCAGTTCATTGTGCATTGCCATTGAAAATTCACTGTTCAATTAATGATAACGTAATCGCATcgtatttatatttattacaATCGGTTATGCATACCCAGACAACCGGGCAATcaacattcatttttgtaaaccCACAATTCAGTGCTTACAGTCACAATGTATGCAGTCTGATTTAAGATAACTATTGATTGATTCCTGTGgggatcaaaaaaaaactttcagtgATAAAAATTCGTCCATTGGATGCGTGTGAGTTTCGTAATAACAACAAATCCACTAAATTATTCAAAGATGTTCAGATGACCAAACGAAATACCGTAATTTACATGGTGCACAGTCACTAGTCAAACATTGCTCTTGATGATCAAAACTAATTATTTCAGTCAATTAGCTGTGTAAAGACTCAACAACACGTATACGTATGtcatgaagtaatagtttgttTACATTGTTGAGGTGTTGTGTAGTGTAGGTCAATGATTTCGTGTTGGGTAATTTAAAGAGTAGCGATGACAATCGATTATCgactgaatgaaattttgtccAAATCGATTTTGTGTGTTATACACTAGCCACCAGGTAACTAAGTGTCTCCAAAGTCGAATTCAAATTCTCACATTTTTTCAACGGTGCTCACGACAAGTTAGAGTTCTCGACAAATCTCAAGCAGACTATCATTTCCGATATAACCCAATCGATTGGTTTGTTGTTAACTGGTTTAACTCGAACGCGTACGCTCGCAAATCGGCACAATTTTATGTCGATTGATCCGTCGATGTTTCGCAAGAACTAACCacgacaacaattttttttaaatcgattaaACAGCAAACGAGTTATTCATAACACACATTCAGTCACATTCCGTCTTTTTTAAAGGTACCAGTCATAAAACATGCAACATTTTGCAATATGTTTTCCTACTAATTTGGTTTGGTAACAGATAATCAGATCAATGATCTTATGATGTGAGACATAGGCGACAATTGCTTCGATTGATTACATGTTAACATGAAGCAAGAACTTATCATAGTACATTTGCATGTTGCTTTAAACCGTCATTTTGAATGCCAATTAGGTTCTGCAAATCTTGTAAATCTAAAGAGAATTTCGAAGTGAAAAGGaactaaaatttctttctgTTCGTGTGATTGTAGACCTTCTGAAGTTAATCTAAGGCTATGCAAggattttttagaaatttgattaaaagaTCTCTTGGAGTCAAATTCGTCCTACAAATACCATACTGTCTACGATTTGGGAGTTAAATCATTGCATTTCTTTAGAACCCAGTACGGTCTTGGCGCACTAGTCAAAACTAATCACTTTGACGCTAATCGTTTTTAATAGACCATTGCTGTACCCGCTCCTGATTTACATTTACTAGACAGTGCAGTCGTTTAAAATATGTCCTGCATGCACAGTGTAAATTCAAGTGTGGCacacagggcctatttttggaaattttttccgaaatttccaaaaaattaccaaaaacttccaaaaactgcgaaccaaatttttccaccatttcgaacggttttggcaACTGCTGAATCAGCCTGGCGTTTTAACTGACTCTCGATTATTTCTTGACACTTTCAGGTTTCAAATGAAGACAAGtatgattaatttgaaagatgagaGCGTCAATAATCAAACATAAATCATTGAGAGCCGGCTAAAACATAAGGCTGAGCTCTGGAGTTGCAAAAACAGTtcgaaattatggaaaaattcggtttttggacgttcgcagtttttggaaatttttggcaatttttccaaaaaaaaattccaaaaataggccctggcaCATCATGACTTTCTAAAACGAATTACCATTCATTACACTGtgtcatatgttatcgacaagGCCgaccaaaattaaaaatgagcTCTACCCAACGTCTTCTTGCTTAAGtagcaaaataaatgttaaatgaaatgaagtaaaagatttgatttcacttaagataaaatgaagtaatagattcagtATCCTAATGATATGCTTCACAGCCGAGAAACAAATTAACTTGGAATGGGCGAAATCCTCTAAAATTTTTAGAGTTCCAAATGTCAGCACTTCTAAGGGATTCCGTTAAGATGAGTTCGAAGCCTTTGATATATTTTCCGAAAATCGacttaaaataaataacagaCGTATTGTCACAGCGATTGCAGATTGCGTACAAgtaacgcacttcaagcaaaagtgatcatagtgcagaaagtactctatttcatatgaaaatatttttacagtgttttacagctgtgtgacacactgtcaagtttcagtaccctatttagagtaccaccacagctctgctactagcataaacataagaaatatttggaggctaatGCTATCTTAATAGGCGttgcatttctttcgtaaagacaGGACTCATGATTTGTTAGTGTGAATAAAAACGCACAACACATGCAATCGTACACGCTAGGCTATTTTGACGTTTATATAATGAGTGTTCGAGCTAGAAGCAGTGTTAtggtaccactcatgcttgaagtgcctTGGTACAAGGCAAAACgatatataaaacaaaattttaccaaggAAATCTTACAGATCTGCACTACATCTGTTGCCATTCAGAACAATCATTTTATCCATTCGGTGCTTAAAGCTCTTCAAGCGAATCAGCTGGAAATGGAAAACTTTCACTGAAtgaaatataacaaaaaatacaaacaaaccgAAACGTCAACTCACTGTGTATGTATATGATATACTCTCATTCAATTTGACATAACAATTCCATTCACACCACACTGATATACAAAACACAACACAGCCAACATTCTACCGTGTGATCTCAAGGCGACTCAAGTTGTACAATATTATTCAGTAAAAAGAGTCTTCTTCCTACATACCAATTCATCAATCGTCATAACATTAACTAGTTTCTGTGCTTTGGATTTGTGCGAGATTCATATTTAACAATCGATGTGCTTCTGAAAAGAgcatttttctataaaaacgAGTTGTCGTGCCGATATTGTTCTAAGATCCAGTGAATGAAATCATTGATTGTAATTGATGTGAAagttgtttacattttttttacataagtCGAGTCGAGTCGTTGGTGTTTTTTTTCCGTTGGTTTTCGTGCAATAAACCGCAAAACATATAAAATGGTTATTGTTGGTACGTTCAATAAATTACGAAAGAAAGACCAAATGTATATGTTCCATCGATAAAATATCGTTTGCCGAGAATATTGTGTCAATCGATATCGTTTAATAGAATAGATTTTAGCAAAATAATCGATAACGTTGATAAACTAATCCATATCGCAAGGCGATGTATACCTACATAAGATAAACTCTCTATCTCTATCCCCACGAATATTATTTCATACTTGAATGGCATAACATACGTATACGTATACCACATAAACTATCTCCTCTATCCACCGTATATTATACTTATcttacaaaacatttttattcatcACATCGAAAAcgagtttttttattattattattgttattagtCCGCATCTCGTTGCGTTCGTGATATTCATATCTggtttaatatttaattgaaacgtaaacatttctttcgaattatcaattattatatttttttgaaacaaagaaattattttccatttttgcaGGAAACTTTGTGAATGGTAAAACAATGACCAACTACGAAGaggtaaattttttattatttttttttaaattttagttttcactctctgtttattgattttataataataatacctCTGTGTGCTTTTCGTCAATGTGCTTCCACAAGCTACGATAAGAGTTCTTTGATAAGATGGTCTTACATAGCAATACTTTAACaagatgaagtaatagattacgCTTTTGAATCTATCAAAAaacaagtaaaagatttgttagTTTCACCAACCGATCGATATGATTACCGTCTCTGAAAGGTTTGAAACCGGTAAAACATATATTAAGTTCAGTGGCGTAGCTGCATGAGGGCTACAGTGAGCTTAGTTCACTCTGGAGACTCAAAAGAGATCACtctgaaaaaattgtatctCTCTGCACAGACGTCAGAGCCGATTGAACAATGcaaaaattgcaataaattttatgaaactaTGAATAGAGATCGTAATGGATAGGATTATCATTGGGCACATCAGGCCCCACTGGTTATTAGACACAGAttaatgaatggaaaattacTCTAGACGAACGTTGAACATTCAAGAatattttacagttttttCCAAGTCGATATTTACTTTGGTTTCGAAAGCCAAAGGTACATAATGGCATCGTTTGCGAAGATTTTAGAATCAATATTGCATAAAGGTCCAGGTTCGGACCACCCCCTAGAGGCTTCGACAAAAATTATATGTGAATAGCGTGAACAGTGTCACACCCTTGGTTCGGACTGTTCTCATGATCATCCGGGCGATGCCCAAAGAGCTTTTACCTTTTTGTTTGGATTAAGGGAAATAAAggacttttaaaaaaaaaatcctcatgTAACGCTCGAAGACCTTTTTTGAGACAGCCGGCAAAATTAGCAGATCAATGCCACACTGGGAATTAATTACAAAACCTCATCaactcaaaaatcaaaaaaacatGTGCGATGcagtcggcgactttgaaataagtgacgcatgtcgtttcagctgtttttcatacaaacaaatatgtttttacgtttttaaacggttttaccactaccatgCACATGCATGTACATTGTTCACTCGTATCAACAATTATTAGCACATGTCGTCTAtgagtgaatcagctgaaaaacagctgaaacaaaattcatcacttatttcaaagtcgccgactgtacTTCAATTCACTACTATTTTCCTCAAAGAAATTCAGACGAGCTCAGGTCACACTGAAAATAAGTAGCTACGGCCCTGATGAAGTCAAAGTTCACGGTGGTgcttcattaaaatattttcgtttcatttatttggTTTAAGTGGATGGGTTGCGTAAATGTTTAAATTGCTAAAACATACGCACAGCTGTGTCAGCGGCTTCATTGTTTTTGAGTTAGTAAAtctgttaaaattttcgttttcacacCGGTCGGTATTTGTTGCCTACATaagtttcaataaaaactgGCAACATGTTAGAAACGTACACACAAGAGCTTgtaattttaatacaaaaatttcaaatacttTTCCGTCTCACTcgctaaatatttttttaaagagctTTTTAAAATATGATTGAAATAGAAGTTCGTTGTTTTGTAGTGGTGCACAAAGGTACCAATCAAAGTGCAAAgtttaaatatgaaaatcggCTGGTGTTGGATATTATAAACTGTTATCGTTAGATAGCAAAGGCCTGAGCGAAAAATCATTATGAAATTCAGATAAGTTAGCGATAGACTACGGACAATGTGTGATTGAATGGTTGAAGTAGATTTACAGTTCACATGCAtcattgaaatttgattgagaaaatattataaGAGGCTTTCAAACTGAACCGAACACAGCCGTTCGAACCTGAAGACAAGAAGTGAATAcatttgagggattcttttgaaaaacagccgaccgaaatcggacgcattttccagtggacttttttatatgtgcctagaaaggacttcgaccctagaacccaaaaccactttcaaaaaaattcttcgaagcttttgtgactggtgatcaaaaaccgaaaacttccacttttcttaccaaaactTCTCctggtacacgagccgtacatggtcttgtggggtgtcattagaaaagtaatcacatgtactattgagccgaatagagactcattggttttaaaattaatccacactgaaatatgagcagttgaagttttcaaccgaaaacttgcacttttcttaccaatatttctccagttacacgagccgtacatggtggtgtggggtatcatttgaaaggtaattttatgtgcttttgggccaaaaagggtcttatggggtttggatgcatatgcgatgaaatataagaagttgaaatgtttaagtgcccataaacgttttcaaaagaattcctcTTTTTCTTCATGAGGGGTTTCTTTCTAGGAAAAGTCGAAACTATCTTTCTCAAGGATTTCAGGAACAGACATTACTCCTTTCTTTCTGATTAAACTGATCCCGAACCATTTTTCGACGATTCTTACCTCGTCCTTATCGTTTACTGTAATATGTGAACAGGAAAGCCCAATAATCTTACTTTCGCAACGTTcagaaaatataagaaaagTGATTGGTGAAGTCGAATCAGCTGCTTTGGTGAAGCACTAAAAGATACTTTCATTACTGCTTTGCACACGTAAAAAATCCCACTTTCGTATCTAAGCTGTTCTTCTTGGTTTCTCGGATTTTCCTCAGTTTCTATTTGAAATAGCATACGAACTGAGAGGAAACGGCAGTAACAGTTTAGACACGAAAGTGGGATTTTGTACGTGTGCAAAGTAGTATTACACGCCATCATGAGAAACGTTGAGTTGAGTTCGGAAAAGACAGAGCAATTATTCTAACTTGTACTGTTATTAGAATTTGATATTGTCTCCGCTTGGCTTACAAACATCAACTGCTCGTAAAAGCATCATgctatgaaaatttcaaaaatcaaacttttGAGGCTGATGAATGCCCATTACTGTTACGCTTTAcatcattttaaattaaagaaaaaaaaagtttggaaTTGAAATTGACATTGAGAATTATGTTGTGATtgtttgatgcaaatttaatCGACCGTTGAATATTCATCAAGTTCGTATAATGGTcgaattttgcatttttttaaagcgaTGGGAAAAATTACTTTCGGTAATGTCAATACCGGCcgttttgaacaaaaaaaataatgagttTCAGTCTGAGTTTCATTTGCATGTCAGACgtttaaagaaattcatttacattctATCAAATAGACGTTATAATATGGGAGATACGATTGAGTCGTGGGTTATTCCATATAGTACATGGAATCCAAACAAATGTTAAAAGCACAGAGACTAGGCATGGGTATTGAGACATTAAATAGATGACTTAACTAACAAGCAATCCCATCTTAAACATTACACATCGTACAGTTACTAAGGTTCATATCCTTCTTATTCATCAGATAGTTCAAACTGCGAGAGCAGCATTTGCCACAGGGAAAACACGCAATGTAGAGTTCAGGTAATTCAATACTAGTGGAGAATACATAAATTGCATAACGCAAGTGGGCAGTCGGGGATCTACAAATCAACGTTATATGATTTATGAACCTCTTCCACTCATTGCcaaatttcgaataattttcaatttcaacaaaaaaatatccaGAGAACGGCAGCTCAAGCAGCTGATGCGTATGTACGAGGAGAACACCACTGAAATGTGTGACGCCTTGGCATCCGACTTAAGGAAACACAAACAGGAAGCCATTGTCTTAGaagtggaatttttgaaaaatgatctTCGACACACACTTATGAGCCTGCGAGAGTGGTGTAAACCAGAAGAGGTAAAGACATACAATGCTCGCAAACTCTGAACATTGAATCTTAAAATCACTTTCCGTCACTTATTAGCCAGAAAAATCGTTTGTTAACCTAATGGACAAAGTACGGATCTACAAAGATCCCTATGGTGTTGCTCTTGTCATGGGCGCTTGGAATTATCCGATGCAATTGACCTTGCTACCGGTCGGTGCAGCTATTGCAGCTGGTAATTGTGTTATAGTAAAGCCGAGTGAAGTTGCGCCAGCCACTGCTAAGTTTATAGCTGAAACCTTGCCAAAGTATATTGATAATGTGAGTCACAGTCGGTTAGGACGTCGAATGTCCAACAGCTAATAATAATTTGTGATTCGATGCAGGAATGTTACCAAGTCGTCCTCGGCGGAATACCGGAAACAACTGAACTGCTCAAGCAGCGTTTCGACTATATTTTCTACACTGGATCAACACGAGTCGGACAAATCATACATCAGGCTGCCAATAAATACTTAACTCCAGTCACGTTAGAATTAGGCGGTAAAAGGTTAGGATTGGATTAGGATGATGTCGAGCCAATTgtatcaacaaatttttgaattttcagtcCTTGCTACATTGATAACACAGCCGACATTTCAATTACGACAAAAAGAGTTTTGTGGGGTAAACTTGTTAATGTCGGTCAAACGTGCATCGCACCCGATTACATTTTGTGCACCAAAGAAGTGCAGACGAAATTCGTTGAAGAAGCCAAGAAAGTGCTGGACGAATGGTATGGCAAGAATCCACAAGAAAGTCCCGATTTGTGTCGAATTGTGAATCAAACCAATTTCCAGTGAGTTGAACTTTGAGAATTAAGGCTGATGTAGACGTGAGAGTtgtctcaaaattgttttccccGGTTCTCACGTCCGTTGGTGGTAGTGTCAAGATCTTaattaaaaatggttttcagTCGCTTAACAACCCTTCTAAAGTCTGGAAATGTCGCGATTGGTGGAAGGAGTGATGTTCAAGACCTGTACATCGAACCAACCATTCTAATTGATGTCAAACCAACCGATCCGGTTATGCAAGAGGAAATATTTGGACCAATTTTACCCATTGTTAACATTGACAATGCCTACGACGCTATCAAATTCATAAACTCCAGGTACCATTCCTAAAATAGTTTTCTTCTCGTTTTACATCTATATGTTAGCTTTTCAACCATAAGCGAGCGCATTTTGTTTTCTGCATTTGAATTCACATTCTCATTAAATTCGAAATCgaaatccaaaattttcattcagagACACAGCACTTGTCATGTACATTTTCACATTGGATAATCAAGTACAAGACCTGTTCATTAATGCAACACAAGCCGGCAGTATGTGTATGAACGACACGATAATGCAGTACGCTGGTAAGAATTTGAATATGGGACCGGTAGTGCCGTAGTTTCGGGATTTCTTAGTTTTTCCTCTTTGGTTCTTAATTCTTTTTGGTGTGACCTTTCTAGTTTTACGAGTTTTCGGTGCCTCTCTATACCTAATCTGATTGAATTAACAAAATGAATCTTAGTTCgaattttactaattttttgctttaaatttaCTAATTGACTGAATTGCTGAGACCCCGCGATGGTTGAATGTACCGCAAAATTTTCGGACTAACAAATCGAATGCCAGTAAGTGGGAAGAAAAAGAGTCGTAAACTAACTTAAATGGATGGAGGTGAATTGACCTAATACCTAAATCGTTGAACTAAATTAAGAAATCTAATTCAGTGGCagcaattcaattaaaatgttttgtcgAATGAATCAATAAGATTTTCCGCGCATATCTTGGTTACAGTCAGAggaagtgaaatttcagcatgtaTTTGTGTCATCTGTTTGTACGTCTTTACACGGTTTCATCAATAACACGCACGTGCGTGCTGCAGCTTCAActgtataaacagttttgattgtatgtgtggatcaactgaaaaacagctgaagtaaattcatgcttaaatttcactgcctcttaCTGTACTATCCTTACGAAAGTAAAGATTTTGTCAATTGAAAGATGAACCAATGTAATTCACTCAAGTCTTTAAATAGCCTGAAGTTGGAAGATTTATTTGTAGATAAGAACTCTTCTCCTAATTGGTGTTAGTGCAGCGAGTGGtacaattttttatcgattcaCTTAATGCTTGGAACGGGTTCAGTCTGACCGGAACCCGAACCAGATATAGACCCGAACCTGATTTTGAccgacccgaacctgaactaaGATTTCCAGTTCGACCCGAACTTGGTCTGcacctgaaattttcgatttcgggctCAAACTGAACCGGACCCGAAACTCAATTGACTCAACCCGAACTGAAATTTTGCTTCCAGGGTTGACCCGCaatttttcgtgaaaatttgtaatttctgGTGTAAAATTTTCAGGTTGCCCAAACCCGATtcaacctgaaaatttcaggttgagttcaggttcgggtcaaatGCGAAAGTAAAAGTTCAAGTTCGGTTCGAATCTGAAATTTTAGAATGAAATCCCAGAGTTAAATTGACTTTGTTGGCAGTTGCCCAATACTTGTATAATATCTAGACCGTAGGGTGATTCTCCTCTGCCATACaaacgaatttaaaaaatttaaacgaagCGAGTAAGTACGCACATTGTCTCGCACATTGCACAATCTCTTCAAAAATCATGAACACTGAAGCATTACGCATTTGTAAATCGTCTAAATCGTTCatgcaataaatttgaatgtttcaCCCACATGCATCCATGTGTGAGTCAAAATCCACTTCATTTATCAGATTTGTGCCATTTTCAACCAGATCAATTtgctaaacaaaaattgttgttttcaaTACATATAGGGAGAAACCTCTTGCTCTGTATATATTCAGCAAGAAAGTTGACGATAGAGACACCATTTTGAATAATACATCTTGTGGTGGAATCTCTGTGAACGATATTGGTGTGCATTTAGCAGGTAGTTTGTTgtttataatttgaattttaatgtgGATACAACAATTAGCATTTACCTACTGGACAAATCgaatggaaaagtttttttttatttttggaattattttaaCCTTTCGCGGACAGGGTAATGTTTAACATCGtgtctactacttcttttgatcaagAAGTTGAAgtgaaatcttgtacttcatttctGTTAGCAAGCATTGTGCTCGCAATGATCAGACTTTAATTCTATCGTCGCCACCAATAAATAGTATAAATATCCGTCCGTGAAAGGTTAATTATGTTTTTCTTAACTATACTATGCTTTACGCTAAAATGTGTGATACCTAAACCTACCGCGGAtttttcaggtttttttttgatcgatTTGGTAGCAAGAGTTCGAAATAGCGGATGAACTCTCGGATATAATGCTCGACATTAACCATGTTGTGTTATGTTGTCGACCCTCTACGGATTTATAATTTTGATCAAATGGAAGTAGTAGTAGTAGAAAACAACGAAGATTTTTAGAGGTAGATGACGAATCTAGTGAGACATAAATCGAACTCTTGTTCCCAAATTACCTGAACAATTTGCGATATCATTCAAAATTGACCGCAGTCAACGATCAATCGAAAATGATTCTCCTGCTGGCATTAACCCTCAAACAATTTCACCGAAAATCATTGACTAAGAAATTGCATTCCATAGTTGACTCGCTACCGTTCGGAGGTGTTGGCAACAGTGGAATAGGCGCCTATCACGGAAAATATTCCTTCGATTCGTTTACCCATAAGAAATCCTGTTTGATAAAGAGTTTCAATTCGCTGGGAGAGAATTTGGCATCGTAAGTTGTAacattttgagagaagaaatcTGGAGGCACGGACTAATATGAAATATCGACTTTTCCTGTTAGATCACGGTATCCACCGTATTCGGAAAAGAAGACCAACTTGCTGACACTGCTGTTGAAGAAACGCAGCGGCCTGCCGACGAAATATTTGTCGTACATTCTGTTCTTTGGATTGGGTGTGGGCACCACCTTTTTGATCAACGCTTTGACCAAGGTAATTTAATCgagacattttcgttttttttttatttattttcaaaattcatggAACTCACTTTCGTTTCtgttaatgttttttttggcCATTCTGTTTTCCTTTTATCACTTTTGACCTTACTAACTCACAGAGGAACATGTTTTAGCGCAAACGTTGGTCGTGGAATTAATTCGCGTTAAACTTTGatgtgaaatttttcttcttctgtgtATTACGCTACAATGACTTCATTGTTGAACGAACCAACGtataatcatttttgttgaaactatAATTCGCAcaatcttttgtttttatgtaatTTCTATATAAATCGTCAGCCaagaagtaaaaataaaaatttgtttgaaataaagAAACTCGTTTTCATAACCGTGGCACCTATCTATGCATATACCATCTTGGATCACGGCATTATATTAGGAGCATTGAGGAATATATCGCGAAGTTTTCATTAATCTTACAGTCGATGACTTTGAAGTAATTGAGTCAgttcgtttcagctgttttttagcaaatgttttacgtctttaaacggttttaccactatcacgCATTTGTATGTATGAgtgaaacagctgaaacagtgtgtgtcacttatttcaaagtccCCGACTGTAATATTCaagaattaaaaatatttctcttcTGAATCAACTGTCTTCAGACTTCCATAATCATCATAGTATAATTCATGGTTTCATTGTCCGTTGTACCCTGTGTTCGGTACAGTAAACAACGCTCTGAGCAACAATTTTATGTGTCTCTTCCTCTAACAGAGAACGAACTAACTTGTCGATCACTTCATTTGACTACAATTACAGGCCACTATCTCATCACAAGAAACCTATTTTACTTGAGTGTGCAGCTGTTATCAACTCTTATCTGTACACTTGATTCAACTCGCACAACTCGAACATTTCAACCAAAACTGTTGAACCAAAACAATGTAAATGTTT
This window of the Bradysia coprophila strain Holo2 unplaced genomic scaffold, BU_Bcop_v1 contig_324, whole genome shotgun sequence genome carries:
- the LOC119079331 gene encoding aldehyde dehydrogenase family 3 member B1 isoform X2, which encodes MTETVATETLIFGEIPDGSDNLYRLKNIDKLKDDGTSVSLSENEKSETVTGQPICNGNGKPNGQIIYQNGHAKSDAAVIDIVDDGNFVNGKTMTNYEEIVQTARAAFATGKTRNVEFRERQLKQLMRMYEENTTEMCDALASDLRKHKQEAIVLEVEFLKNDLRHTLMSLREWCKPEEPEKSFVNLMDKVRIYKDPYGVALVMGAWNYPMQLTLLPVGAAIAAGNCVIVKPSEVAPATAKFIAETLPKYIDNECYQVVLGGIPETTELLKQRFDYIFYTGSTRVGQIIHQAANKYLTPVTLELGGKSPCYIDNTADISITTKRVLWGKLVNVGQTCIAPDYILCTKEVQTKFVEEAKKVLDEWYGKNPQESPDLCRIVNQTNFHRLTTLLKSGNVAIGGRSDVQDLYIEPTILIDVKPTDPVMQEEIFGPILPIVNIDNAYDAIKFINSRDTALVMYIFTLDNQVQDLFINATQAGSMCMNDTIMQYAVDSLPFGGVGNSGIGAYHGKYSFDSFTHKKSCLIKSFNSLGENLASSRYPPYSEKKTNLLTLLLKKRSGLPTKYLSYILFFGLGVGTTFLINALTKRKRWSWN
- the LOC119079331 gene encoding aldehyde dehydrogenase, dimeric NADP-preferring isoform X4, translating into MTETVATETLIFGEIPDGSDNLYRLKNIDKLKDDGTSVSLSENEKSETVTGQPICNGNGKPNGQIIYQNGHAKSDAAVIDIVDDGNFVNGKTMTNYEEIVQTARAAFATGKTRNVEFRERQLKQLMRMYEENTTEMCDALASDLRKHKQEAIVLEVEFLKNDLRHTLMSLREWCKPEEPEKSFVNLMDKVRIYKDPYGVALVMGAWNYPMQLTLLPVGAAIAAGNCVIVKPSEVAPATAKFIAETLPKYIDNECYQVVLGGIPETTELLKQRFDYIFYTGSTRVGQIIHQAANKYLTPVTLELGGKSPCYIDNTADISITTKRVLWGKLVNVGQTCIAPDYILCTKEVQTKFVEEAKKVLDEWYGKNPQESPDLCRIVNQTNFHRLTTLLKSGNVAIGGRSDVQDLYIEPTILIDVKPTDPVMQEEIFGPILPIVNIDNAYDAIKFINSREKPLALYIFSKKVDDRDTILNNTSCGGISVNDIGVHLAVDSLPFGGVGNSGIGAYHGKYSFDSFTHKKSCLIKSFNSLGENLASSRYPPYSEKKTNLLTLLLKKRSGLPTKYLSYILFFGLGVGTTFLINALTKRNMF
- the LOC119079331 gene encoding aldehyde dehydrogenase family 3 member B1 isoform X12 — its product is MTNYEEIVQTARAAFATGKTRNVEFRERQLKQLMRMYEENTTEMCDALASDLRKHKQEAIVLEVEFLKNDLRHTLMSLREWCKPEEPEKSFVNLMDKVRIYKDPYGVALVMGAWNYPMQLTLLPVGAAIAAGNCVIVKPSEVAPATAKFIAETLPKYIDNECYQVVLGGIPETTELLKQRFDYIFYTGSTRVGQIIHQAANKYLTPVTLELGGKSPCYIDNTADISITTKRVLWGKLVNVGQTCIAPDYILCTKEVQTKFVEEAKKVLDEWYGKNPQESPDLCRIVNQTNFHRLTTLLKSGNVAIGGRSDVQDLYIEPTILIDVKPTDPVMQEEIFGPILPIVNIDNAYDAIKFINSRDTALVMYIFTLDNQVQDLFINATQAGSMCMNDTIMQYAVDSLPFGGVGNSGIGAYHGKYSFDSFTHKKSCLIKSFNSLGENLASSRYPPYSEKKTNLLTLLLKKRSGLPTKYLSYILFFGLGVGTTFLINALTKRKRWSWN
- the LOC119079331 gene encoding aldehyde dehydrogenase, dimeric NADP-preferring isoform X11 codes for the protein MTNYEEIVQTARAAFATGKTRNVEFRERQLKQLMRMYEENTTEMCDALASDLRKHKQEAIVLEVEFLKNDLRHTLMSLREWCKPEEPEKSFVNLMDKVRIYKDPYGVALVMGAWNYPMQLTLLPVGAAIAAGNCVIVKPSEVAPATAKFIAETLPKYIDNECYQVVLGGIPETTELLKQRFDYIFYTGSTRVGQIIHQAANKYLTPVTLELGGKSPCYIDNTADISITTKRVLWGKLVNVGQTCIAPDYILCTKEVQTKFVEEAKKVLDEWYGKNPQESPDLCRIVNQTNFHRLTTLLKSGNVAIGGRSDVQDLYIEPTILIDVKPTDPVMQEEIFGPILPIVNIDNAYDAIKFINSREKPLALYIFSKKVDDRDTILNNTSCGGISVNDIGVHLAVDSLPFGGVGNSGIGAYHGKYSFDSFTHKKSCLIKSFNSLGENLASSRYPPYSEKKTNLLTLLLKKRSGLPTKYLSYILFFGLGVGTTFLINALTKRKRWSWN